The Thiohalophilus sp. genome has a window encoding:
- the bioH gene encoding pimeloyl-ACP methyl ester esterase BioH: MAPGSALQVTRTGQGPDLVLLHGWGMHSGIWHTLVESLAPQYRLHLVDLPGHGQSQHADSEFDLAQLAEDIWQSVSPQLSEPAFWLGWSLGGLAAMQIALQQPGQVRALVLVASTPRFSQADDWPHAMSPGLLEGFAEQLREDYRTTLQRFLALQVKGSESAREALRTLRQRVLASADVNVAALQSGLSILKEADLRERLPAIREVPLLLVMGEQDMLVPPAVAPALAGAFDDSQTVIIEGAGHAPFVSHPQTFVQQVMMFLHARQ; the protein is encoded by the coding sequence ATGGCGCCAGGCTCTGCGCTTCAGGTGACCCGCACGGGACAGGGGCCGGATCTGGTGTTGTTGCATGGCTGGGGCATGCACAGCGGCATCTGGCACACGCTGGTCGAATCGTTAGCGCCGCAGTACCGTCTGCACCTGGTGGACTTGCCCGGCCACGGGCAAAGTCAGCACGCCGACAGTGAGTTTGATCTGGCACAGCTGGCGGAAGACATATGGCAAAGCGTGTCGCCGCAGTTGAGCGAGCCGGCTTTCTGGCTGGGCTGGTCGCTGGGTGGCCTGGCGGCCATGCAGATTGCGCTGCAACAGCCCGGGCAGGTTCGGGCCCTGGTGCTGGTGGCCAGTACCCCGCGTTTCAGCCAGGCCGACGACTGGCCGCATGCCATGTCGCCCGGACTGCTGGAGGGTTTCGCGGAACAGTTGCGCGAAGATTATCGAACGACCCTGCAACGTTTTCTGGCTTTGCAGGTCAAGGGGAGTGAGTCGGCCCGGGAGGCATTGCGTACGTTGCGCCAGCGGGTACTGGCGTCGGCCGACGTCAACGTGGCGGCGTTGCAAAGCGGTCTGAGCATTTTGAAAGAGGCGGATCTGCGTGAGCGGTTACCGGCGATCCGCGAGGTGCCCCTTCTGCTGGTGATGGGCGAACAGGACATGCTGGTCCCGCCAGCAGTTGCACCGGCATTGGCCGGGGCGTTTGATGACAGTCAGACCGTCATTATCGAGGGGGCGGGACATGCGCCATTTGTTTCCCACCCGCAGACATTCGTTCAACAAGTGATGATGTTTTTACATGCAAGACAATGA
- the bioC gene encoding malonyl-ACP O-methyltransferase BioC has translation MQDNDAQVIDKRQSRTAFERAAHSYDQAAVLQREVADRIVERLDYIKHVPQRLLDVGCGTGYTLPALAQRYPGSEIWALDVSVNMLDQARGKPSLWQKLRGRFRYVAGDAEQLPLADASVDMIFSSLAIQWCVDLDRTFAEMRRVLKPDGLLMFSTFGPDTLKELRQCFEAVDAYSHTNRFIDMHDIGDALLRHGFGDPVMDMEMLTLTYPDLFSIMRDLKQIGAHNVTRGRARGLTGKRRMQAVGEAYEQFRREQRLPVSYEVLYGHAWAVETAGAGCAVPQEVPVNFVPRR, from the coding sequence ATGCAAGACAATGATGCACAGGTGATCGACAAGCGCCAGTCCCGTACGGCGTTTGAGCGTGCCGCCCACAGTTATGACCAGGCCGCGGTATTACAACGGGAAGTGGCCGATCGCATTGTGGAACGGCTGGATTACATCAAGCATGTTCCGCAACGCCTGCTGGATGTGGGTTGCGGTACCGGCTATACCTTACCCGCGCTGGCACAGCGTTATCCCGGCAGTGAGATCTGGGCGCTGGATGTGTCCGTGAACATGCTGGATCAGGCGCGGGGCAAGCCGAGTTTATGGCAAAAACTGCGCGGCCGCTTTCGGTATGTGGCCGGTGACGCCGAGCAATTGCCGCTGGCCGATGCCAGTGTGGATATGATTTTCTCCAGCCTGGCGATTCAGTGGTGTGTGGATCTGGACCGGACTTTTGCCGAAATGCGTCGCGTACTGAAGCCGGATGGATTGTTGATGTTCAGCACTTTCGGGCCGGACACCCTCAAAGAATTGCGCCAGTGCTTCGAGGCGGTGGATGCGTATTCCCATACCAACCGGTTTATTGATATGCACGATATTGGCGACGCCCTGTTGCGTCACGGTTTCGGCGATCCGGTCATGGACATGGAAATGCTGACATTGACTTATCCGGATCTGTTTTCCATCATGCGCGATCTCAAACAGATTGGCGCGCATAACGTTACCCGGGGACGTGCCCGTGGTCTGACCGGCAAGCGCCGTATGCAGGCGGTCGGTGAGGCTTATGAACAGTTTCGCCGGGAACAACGTTTGCCGGTCAGTTACGAAGTGCTGTATGGCCATGCCTGGGCGGTGGAAACTGCCGGCGCGGGTTGTGCCGTGCCGCAGGAAGTGCCGGTCAACTTTGTCCCGCGGCGATGA
- the bioD gene encoding dethiobiotin synthase — protein sequence MAQYPGVFVTGTDTEIGKTFCSCLLMAALQQRGLKVAGMKPVASGGELQDGRLVNEDALQLQQQSGMHHPYEWVNPYVFEPPIAPHLAASQAGRRIARQPIQQAYAQLQQHSDQVIVEGVGGWRVPLSDSLSVSDLPGLLGLPVVLVVGLRLGCLNHALLTMESIQQQNIPVVGWIANGVDPGFAAQRGNLLTLESRLAAPCLGQIPYQPSPLTPQQHAQLATSINISWL from the coding sequence ATGGCACAGTATCCCGGTGTTTTCGTTACGGGGACCGATACCGAGATCGGCAAGACCTTCTGCAGTTGCCTGCTGATGGCGGCGTTGCAGCAGCGAGGTCTGAAGGTGGCCGGGATGAAGCCGGTGGCCAGTGGCGGAGAGTTACAAGACGGGCGACTGGTCAACGAGGATGCCCTGCAGTTGCAACAGCAGTCCGGTATGCATCATCCCTACGAGTGGGTGAATCCGTATGTGTTTGAGCCGCCGATTGCCCCGCACCTGGCCGCCAGCCAGGCGGGGCGTCGTATCGCGCGCCAGCCGATTCAGCAGGCTTATGCGCAATTGCAACAACACAGCGATCAGGTCATTGTGGAAGGCGTCGGCGGCTGGCGCGTGCCATTAAGTGACAGTCTGTCGGTCTCCGATCTGCCTGGCCTGCTCGGCTTGCCGGTGGTGCTGGTGGTCGGGCTACGCCTGGGTTGCCTGAATCATGCCCTGTTAACGATGGAAAGTATCCAACAACAAAACATCCCGGTGGTCGGCTGGATCGCCAATGGCGTTGATCCCGGTTTTGCCGCGCAACGGGGCAACCTTCTGACCCTCGAATCCCGCCTCGCTGCCCCCTGTCTGGGCCAGATTCCCTATCAACCTTCCCCGCTTACCCCGCAACAACACGCACAACTGGCCACAAGCATCAATATAAGCTGGTTGTAA
- the coxB gene encoding cytochrome c oxidase subunit II, with the protein MSANTITRKLRSFLYAVLLLGPGSAFAEYDLNMSETVTVVGKEIYGLHMLVLWIVTIVGIGVFGVMIYSLFKHRKSKGAKPAQFHESTTVEVIWTIIPLVVLVLIAIPATKTLIKYEDTGNADVTVKATGWQWKWQYEYLDEGLSFFSNLDQASNEARQKDSGVDVRTVENYLLDVDKPIVVPVNKKVRILTTSNDVIHAWWVPDLGIKRDAIPGYINESWFKATETGTYRGQCAELCGINHGFMPIVVKVVAENEYQSWVAEQKAVAAAANAGSEREWSKEELMRRGEEVYKANCAACHQANGQGIPGTFPSLAGGKIATGPAKGHIDIVMNGKSGTAMQAFGPQLNDADLAAVITYERNSWGNSASVVQPSAVKAAR; encoded by the coding sequence ATGTCGGCAAATACTATAACGAGAAAGCTCCGAAGCTTCCTATATGCTGTTTTGCTGTTGGGGCCAGGCAGCGCATTTGCGGAATACGATCTGAATATGTCCGAGACGGTAACTGTTGTCGGCAAGGAGATCTACGGCCTGCATATGCTGGTGCTTTGGATTGTCACGATCGTTGGTATCGGTGTGTTCGGGGTGATGATCTACTCCCTGTTCAAGCACCGCAAATCCAAAGGCGCTAAACCGGCGCAATTTCATGAAAGCACGACTGTGGAAGTTATCTGGACCATTATTCCGCTGGTGGTGCTGGTGTTAATTGCGATTCCGGCTACCAAGACTCTGATCAAGTATGAGGATACGGGCAATGCTGATGTGACCGTCAAGGCGACTGGTTGGCAGTGGAAATGGCAGTATGAGTATCTGGATGAAGGCCTTAGTTTCTTCAGTAATCTCGATCAGGCCAGTAACGAGGCCCGGCAAAAGGACTCCGGTGTGGATGTGCGGACGGTCGAAAATTATCTGCTGGATGTCGACAAGCCGATTGTGGTTCCGGTTAACAAGAAAGTCCGGATCCTGACCACTTCCAATGATGTGATTCATGCCTGGTGGGTACCGGATCTCGGTATCAAGCGTGACGCTATCCCCGGCTACATTAACGAAAGCTGGTTCAAGGCGACTGAAACAGGAACCTACCGCGGTCAGTGTGCCGAGCTGTGCGGTATAAATCATGGCTTTATGCCCATCGTGGTCAAAGTTGTCGCCGAGAATGAATATCAGAGCTGGGTTGCAGAACAAAAAGCAGTTGCCGCAGCAGCCAATGCGGGCAGTGAACGCGAATGGAGCAAGGAAGAGCTGATGAGACGTGGCGAAGAGGTTTACAAAGCCAATTGCGCTGCCTGTCACCAGGCAAACGGACAGGGTATCCCGGGCACCTTCCCGTCACTGGCCGGTGGGAAAATCGCCACCGGTCCGGCTAAAGGACATATCGATATTGTTATGAATGGCAAGAGCGGTACGGCTATGCAGGCCTTTGGTCCGCAATTGAATGACGCCGATCTGGCAGCGGTGATTACCTATGAACGCAACAGCTGGGGTAATAGTGCCAGTGTTGTACAACCGTCAGCCGTCAAGGCAGCACGCTAA
- the ctaD gene encoding cytochrome c oxidase subunit I, producing MSTVAATHEHHHPTGITRWLFTTNHKDIGTLYLWFAFIMFLTGGAMAMVIRAELFQPGMQIVDPHFFNQMTTMHGLIMVFGAVMPAFVGLANWQIPLMIGAPDMALPRMNNWSFWILPFAGTMLVSTLFMEGGGPAFGWTFYAPLSTTFAPASTDFFIFAIHLLGFSSIMGAINIIATILNMRAPGMTLMKMPLFVWTWLITAFLLIAVMPVLAGAVTMMLTDRNFGTSFFDAAGGGDPVLFQHVFWFFGHPEVYIMILPAFGVVSQIIPTFARKPLFGYASMVYATAAIAFLSFIVWAHHMFTVGMPLAGELYFMYATVMIAVPTAVKVFNWVATMWKGSMTFEAPMLWAIAFVFLFTIGGFTGLMLGVAPADFQYHDTYFVVAHFHYVLVTGAVFAIIAGVYYWLPKWTGNMYSETLARWHFWLSAISVNVLFFPMHFVGLAGMPRRIPDYSPMFAEFNMMSSLGGFVFGASQLLFLYILIKTIRGGEKATDKVWDGADGLEWTVPSPAPYHTFETPPQVK from the coding sequence ATGAGTACAGTAGCTGCGACACACGAGCATCACCATCCGACGGGTATTACGCGTTGGCTGTTTACCACCAACCATAAAGACATCGGTACCCTGTACCTGTGGTTCGCTTTCATCATGTTCCTGACCGGCGGCGCCATGGCCATGGTCATTCGTGCCGAGCTGTTCCAGCCGGGCATGCAGATTGTCGACCCCCACTTCTTCAATCAGATGACCACCATGCACGGCCTGATCATGGTCTTCGGGGCGGTTATGCCGGCGTTTGTCGGCCTGGCCAACTGGCAGATCCCGTTGATGATCGGCGCGCCGGATATGGCCCTGCCGCGCATGAACAACTGGTCCTTCTGGATTCTGCCGTTCGCCGGCACCATGCTGGTCAGTACCCTGTTCATGGAAGGCGGCGGCCCGGCCTTCGGCTGGACGTTCTATGCGCCATTGTCTACGACCTTTGCGCCGGCCAGCACGGACTTCTTTATCTTTGCGATTCACCTGCTGGGCTTCTCGTCCATCATGGGCGCGATTAATATCATCGCGACCATTTTGAACATGCGCGCGCCGGGTATGACACTGATGAAGATGCCGCTGTTCGTCTGGACCTGGCTGATCACCGCCTTCCTGCTGATTGCCGTTATGCCGGTACTGGCCGGTGCGGTGACCATGATGCTGACCGACCGCAACTTTGGCACCAGCTTCTTTGATGCCGCCGGCGGCGGTGATCCGGTTCTGTTCCAGCATGTGTTCTGGTTCTTCGGGCATCCCGAGGTTTACATCATGATTCTGCCGGCGTTTGGTGTGGTCTCACAGATTATCCCGACCTTCGCCCGCAAGCCCTTGTTCGGCTATGCCTCAATGGTATACGCCACCGCAGCGATTGCGTTTCTGTCTTTCATCGTCTGGGCGCACCATATGTTCACGGTGGGCATGCCGCTGGCGGGTGAACTCTACTTTATGTACGCCACGGTGATGATTGCGGTGCCGACCGCGGTCAAGGTATTCAACTGGGTCGCCACCATGTGGAAGGGCTCGATGACCTTCGAGGCACCGATGTTGTGGGCCATTGCCTTTGTCTTCCTGTTCACCATTGGCGGCTTTACCGGCCTGATGCTGGGTGTCGCCCCGGCTGACTTCCAGTACCACGATACCTACTTTGTGGTGGCGCATTTCCACTATGTACTGGTAACCGGTGCGGTCTTCGCCATTATCGCCGGCGTGTACTACTGGCTGCCGAAGTGGACCGGGAACATGTACAGCGAAACCCTGGCCCGGTGGCACTTCTGGCTGTCGGCTATTTCCGTGAATGTGCTGTTCTTCCCGATGCATTTTGTCGGCCTGGCCGGGATGCCGCGACGGATTCCGGACTATTCTCCGATGTTCGCCGAGTTCAACATGATGTCCTCGCTCGGCGGTTTCGTCTTCGGTGCCAGCCAGCTGTTGTTCCTGTATATCCTGATCAAGACCATTCGTGGCGGGGAAAAAGCCACCGACAAGGTCTGGGATGGCGCGGATGGCCTGGAATGGACGGTTCCCTCACCGGCGCCGTACCACACCTTCGAAACACCGCCGCAGGTTAAATGA
- a CDS encoding cytochrome c oxidase assembly protein gives MAGNNKSEKKHGRLISKLTVVVFAMFGFGFALVPLYNMVCDAFGINGRFLEIQDGSYTAEKGSIKGRQLAARKDLDRTVTVQFTTTLNQNMAWEFKTMTRTMKLHPGEIKQVKFYARNKTDQTVVAQAVPSLAPSQAVKYFTKMECFCFNQQTFQPGEAKEMPLVFVVDPDLPKNISTITLGYTFFDTDKNARLEGDNKRIAVVTENSLTYSN, from the coding sequence ATGGCGGGTAATAATAAGTCTGAAAAAAAACATGGTCGACTGATAAGTAAGCTGACTGTCGTTGTGTTTGCCATGTTCGGTTTCGGGTTTGCGCTGGTGCCTTTGTACAATATGGTTTGTGACGCCTTTGGTATTAACGGCCGTTTTCTTGAGATTCAGGATGGCAGCTACACGGCTGAAAAAGGCTCGATCAAAGGTCGGCAACTGGCCGCGAGGAAAGACCTGGATCGCACGGTAACAGTACAATTCACGACCACGTTAAATCAGAACATGGCCTGGGAGTTCAAAACCATGACCCGGACCATGAAGTTGCATCCCGGTGAAATAAAACAAGTTAAGTTTTATGCCAGGAACAAGACAGACCAGACCGTGGTGGCACAGGCGGTGCCAAGTCTGGCGCCGTCCCAGGCAGTAAAATATTTCACCAAGATGGAATGCTTCTGCTTCAACCAGCAGACTTTCCAACCGGGAGAGGCCAAAGAAATGCCATTGGTGTTTGTGGTGGATCCGGATCTGCCTAAAAACATCAGTACGATAACGCTGGGTTACACATTTTTTGATACTGATAAAAATGCCAGGCTGGAAGGTGACAACAAACGCATTGCGGTGGTTACTGAAAACAGTCTGACCTATTCGAACTAA
- a CDS encoding cytochrome c oxidase subunit 3, whose translation MSNAQGSYYLPEPSHWPIVGSIGLFTMLAGFAGWLHGGTSLWMIAGAIIVIMMVFGWFGKVISESEGGQYNAQVDTSFRMGMAWFIFSEVMFFAAFFGALFYVRQWAIPWLDGAGNNAMTGELLWPNFQAAWPLIEVPNQQGFDKPKEVVGAWGIPFYNTIILLTSGLTVTWAHWGLKKNNRTQLIGGLFLTVLLGAVFISLQAWEYGHAYSDLNLKLSSGIYGSTFFMLTGFHGLHVMIGAIMLLVMLLRSIKGHFTAKHHFAFEAAAWYWHFVDVVWLGLFIFVYWL comes from the coding sequence ATGTCAAACGCACAAGGTAGCTATTATTTGCCCGAGCCGAGTCATTGGCCGATTGTCGGCTCGATCGGTCTGTTCACTATGCTGGCCGGTTTTGCCGGGTGGCTGCATGGTGGCACCAGCCTGTGGATGATCGCCGGTGCCATTATTGTCATCATGATGGTGTTTGGCTGGTTTGGCAAAGTCATTTCCGAAAGTGAAGGTGGACAATACAATGCGCAGGTGGATACCTCTTTCCGCATGGGGATGGCCTGGTTTATCTTTTCGGAAGTGATGTTTTTTGCTGCTTTTTTTGGCGCCCTGTTCTACGTACGGCAATGGGCAATACCCTGGCTGGACGGCGCAGGCAATAACGCGATGACAGGCGAATTGTTATGGCCAAACTTCCAGGCCGCCTGGCCTCTTATTGAGGTACCGAACCAGCAAGGTTTCGACAAGCCGAAGGAAGTTGTCGGTGCCTGGGGAATCCCGTTCTATAACACCATTATTCTGCTGACATCCGGCTTGACCGTCACTTGGGCGCACTGGGGTCTGAAGAAAAACAACCGTACACAACTGATTGGGGGTCTTTTCCTGACTGTGCTACTGGGGGCCGTGTTCATTTCACTGCAGGCCTGGGAATATGGTCATGCCTATAGTGATCTGAATCTGAAGCTGTCATCCGGTATTTATGGCTCGACTTTCTTTATGTTGACCGGTTTCCATGGTCTGCATGTAATGATTGGCGCCATCATGCTGCTGGTGATGTTGTTGAGGTCGATCAAGGGTCACTTTACCGCGAAGCACCACTTTGCTTTCGAGGCCGCGGCCTGGTACTGGCACTTTGTGGATGTGGTCTGGCTCGGCCTGTTTATTTTCGTATACTGGCTGTAA
- a CDS encoding twin transmembrane helix small protein, whose amino-acid sequence MLFKAAIVIVLVLILLSLATAMFSMLKGNQDSTRTVKALTLRIALSIGLLIFIMIGYSLGLISPHALI is encoded by the coding sequence ATGCTTTTTAAAGCAGCGATCGTCATTGTCCTCGTGCTGATATTACTCAGCCTGGCCACAGCCATGTTTTCCATGCTCAAAGGTAACCAGGACTCCACGCGTACCGTCAAGGCATTGACCCTGCGAATCGCGCTGTCTATCGGTCTGCTTATCTTTATTATGATCGGTTATTCGCTCGGCCTTATTTCACCACACGCGCTGATATAA
- a CDS encoding SURF1 family protein has product MQFGNREFRPRLWPTIATIILLPVLLRLGFWQLDRAQEKREIEQRFAEQQARPAVELSRLVPTDQIEYRRVRISGQFDDDRQILLDNQVHQKRAGYHVLTPLRIDGMQQYILVNRGWIDGHLQRDKLPKFTTPKQQIELTGRLKLPSDIGLKLGEQSYTDASWPLVVQWLDINELEDQTGHKLYPYILQLDENEPHGFVREWKIVSSSPEKSTSYAVQWFTLALALFLIFIFVNSRKIEHAEHERK; this is encoded by the coding sequence ATGCAATTTGGCAATCGTGAATTCAGGCCGCGCCTCTGGCCGACGATCGCAACAATTATCCTGCTGCCGGTATTGCTGCGCCTGGGTTTCTGGCAACTGGACCGGGCGCAGGAAAAACGGGAAATTGAGCAGCGCTTCGCCGAGCAGCAAGCCCGGCCTGCCGTTGAACTATCCCGGCTCGTCCCGACAGATCAGATAGAATATCGACGGGTCAGAATCAGCGGCCAGTTTGACGATGATCGGCAAATATTGCTGGATAACCAGGTTCATCAAAAGCGGGCGGGTTATCACGTGCTGACACCGTTACGAATCGACGGTATGCAGCAATACATCCTGGTTAATCGCGGCTGGATCGATGGCCATTTACAACGTGACAAGCTGCCGAAGTTTACAACACCGAAGCAACAAATTGAATTGACGGGTCGCTTGAAACTGCCGTCAGACATCGGTCTGAAGCTGGGCGAACAAAGTTATACTGACGCAAGCTGGCCACTGGTGGTGCAATGGCTGGATATAAACGAACTCGAGGACCAAACAGGCCACAAGCTGTATCCGTATATATTGCAACTGGATGAAAATGAGCCACACGGGTTCGTCAGAGAGTGGAAGATTGTCAGTAGTTCACCCGAGAAGAGTACCAGTTATGCCGTGCAATGGTTTACCCTGGCGCTGGCGCTGTTTTTGATATTTATATTTGTCAACAGTAGAAAAATTGAACATGCAGAACACGAACGTAAGTGA
- a CDS encoding SCO family protein, with translation MQNTNVSEAQRNKGRREFLLLVAVFFLPIIIVLVLYFNLDKWDIGGERNHGDLIQPPRLLTDVALTDQEGATFRFSDVRDKWLMIHFGGASCNPECVEELYLMRQIRLAQGGNRQRLVRIHISTDGAPQESLRGVLEDHPDLKIVYADDANLRKVVDQFKHDTGSGPSLQSMYLVDPRGYLMMSYPEDYEPKGAIRDLERLLKFARSG, from the coding sequence ATGCAGAACACGAACGTAAGTGAGGCACAGCGAAACAAGGGTCGGCGGGAATTCCTGCTGCTTGTCGCGGTATTCTTTTTGCCGATTATTATTGTCCTGGTCCTGTATTTTAATCTGGATAAATGGGATATAGGTGGTGAACGCAACCATGGTGATCTGATTCAGCCGCCACGCCTGCTGACGGATGTTGCCCTGACTGATCAAGAAGGTGCGACTTTTCGTTTCTCCGATGTGCGTGATAAGTGGTTGATGATCCATTTTGGTGGTGCGAGCTGTAACCCGGAATGTGTCGAAGAGTTGTACCTGATGCGTCAGATTCGTCTGGCCCAGGGGGGCAACCGGCAGCGGCTTGTCCGTATTCATATCTCGACAGACGGTGCGCCACAAGAAAGCCTGCGTGGTGTCCTGGAAGACCATCCGGATTTGAAGATCGTCTATGCGGATGATGCCAACCTGCGGAAAGTAGTTGATCAATTTAAACACGATACCGGTTCGGGCCCGTCGCTACAGTCAATGTATCTGGTGGACCCACGGGGTTATCTGATGATGAGTTATCCCGAAGACTACGAACCAAAGGGCGCTATCCGGGATCTGGAACGTTTGCTGAAGTTTGCGCGATCAGGATAA
- a CDS encoding COX15/CtaA family protein, which yields MNKETLFARLGLIASVLALCVVILGAYVRLSHAGLGCPDWPGCYGHLGVPKSEQDVLTANALYPERPVEAHKAWKEMVHRYFAGILGLLVFTLAFIAWRNRRHPQQALKLPLFLSVLIIFQALLGMWTVTIKLKPVIVMLHLMGGMATLSLLWWITLRHMNLFSRLRTGIQVGQLKKLALIALLIVVGQIMLGGWTSANYAALHCTDFPTCQGKWWPQTDFGEAFTFWHGIGPDYEGGVMSNTARVTVHFTHRLGALVTFLYLGALGLMLLLGRFGETLRPVGLTLLAVLLLQVSLGIANVLLSLPLAVAVAHNGVGALLLLTLVTLNHLAFEPRRR from the coding sequence ATGAACAAAGAAACACTGTTTGCCAGACTGGGTTTGATTGCCAGCGTGCTGGCCCTGTGTGTGGTGATATTGGGGGCCTATGTCCGCCTGTCGCATGCCGGGCTGGGCTGCCCGGATTGGCCGGGCTGTTATGGACACCTGGGTGTGCCGAAGAGCGAGCAGGATGTGCTGACGGCCAATGCGCTGTATCCCGAGCGTCCGGTCGAGGCGCACAAGGCCTGGAAGGAAATGGTACACCGCTATTTTGCCGGTATTCTGGGTCTGCTGGTATTTACTCTGGCCTTTATTGCCTGGCGCAATCGCCGTCATCCACAACAGGCACTCAAGTTGCCGTTGTTCCTGAGTGTGTTGATTATCTTCCAGGCTTTGCTCGGGATGTGGACGGTCACGATCAAGCTCAAACCCGTGATCGTCATGCTGCATTTAATGGGGGGGATGGCGACCCTGTCTTTGCTCTGGTGGATAACACTGCGGCATATGAACCTGTTTTCTCGATTACGTACTGGCATACAGGTCGGGCAATTGAAAAAACTGGCCCTGATCGCTCTGTTGATCGTGGTGGGGCAGATTATGCTGGGGGGCTGGACCAGTGCCAACTATGCCGCGTTGCATTGCACTGATTTTCCGACCTGCCAGGGCAAGTGGTGGCCGCAGACTGACTTTGGCGAAGCCTTTACTTTCTGGCACGGTATCGGGCCGGATTATGAAGGCGGGGTGATGAGCAACACCGCACGGGTCACGGTTCACTTCACCCATCGACTTGGCGCGCTGGTCACCTTTTTGTACCTGGGTGCGTTGGGATTGATGTTGTTGCTGGGCCGTTTTGGTGAAACTCTGCGGCCTGTGGGTTTGACCCTGTTGGCCGTATTGTTACTCCAGGTCAGCCTGGGAATTGCCAATGTCCTGCTGTCCCTGCCGCTGGCTGTGGCAGTGGCGCATAACGGCGTGGGTGCGTTATTGTTACTCACCCTGGTAACCCTGAACCACCTGGCATTCGAGCCGCGGAGAAGATGA
- the cyoE gene encoding heme o synthase, whose product MMGETVKQSEVRPDIFRLWCDYYTLCKPKVVALIVFTAIVGMFLSVPGMVPWQPLIFGTLGIGLAAASAAAINQIVDQKIDAQMQRTSKRPLPSGTITNKQALLFSALLGIASMVILIYLVNPLTAVLTLLSLIGYAFVYTMYLKRATPQNIVIGGAAGAAPPVLGWTAVTGHIHPDSLLLFLIIYTWTPPHFWALAIHKREEYARVNVPMLPVTHGVQFTRLHVLLYTIIMFGVTLLPFATRMSGWLYFIGALILGGIFLYYAIRMQSDRDPKIAIKTFGYSILYLMLLFALLLIDHYIPLLLALWQ is encoded by the coding sequence ATGATGGGGGAGACCGTCAAACAGTCTGAAGTTCGCCCGGATATTTTCCGGTTATGGTGTGACTACTATACCCTGTGTAAACCCAAGGTCGTTGCGTTGATCGTATTCACGGCTATTGTGGGTATGTTTTTATCGGTGCCGGGGATGGTGCCCTGGCAGCCGCTGATCTTCGGTACCCTGGGCATTGGTCTGGCCGCGGCATCGGCGGCGGCGATCAATCAGATTGTGGATCAGAAGATCGATGCGCAGATGCAACGGACCTCAAAACGGCCCCTGCCCTCCGGCACGATTACCAACAAACAGGCACTGCTGTTCTCCGCCCTGCTTGGCATTGCCTCGATGGTGATCCTGATCTATCTGGTTAATCCGTTGACCGCGGTACTGACCCTGTTGTCGCTGATCGGGTATGCCTTTGTTTATACGATGTACCTGAAGCGCGCCACGCCGCAGAATATTGTGATCGGTGGCGCGGCCGGTGCCGCGCCGCCGGTACTGGGCTGGACGGCGGTAACCGGGCATATCCATCCCGACAGCCTGTTGCTGTTTTTGATCATCTATACCTGGACCCCGCCCCATTTCTGGGCTCTGGCGATTCATAAACGCGAGGAGTACGCCAGGGTCAATGTGCCGATGTTGCCGGTTACCCACGGGGTACAGTTCACCCGTCTGCATGTGCTGCTGTACACCATTATTATGTTTGGCGTGACGCTGTTGCCGTTTGCCACCCGGATGAGCGGCTGGCTCTATTTTATCGGGGCGCTTATCCTCGGCGGCATCTTTCTCTATTACGCCATTCGCATGCAGTCGGACAGGGATCCGAAAATCGCCATCAAAACGTTCGGCTATTCCATCCTCTATCTGATGTTGCTGTTCGCGCTGTTGCTGATAGACCACTACATTCCGTTACTGCTGGCGCTCTGGCAATAA